One part of the Lycium ferocissimum isolate CSIRO_LF1 chromosome 8, AGI_CSIRO_Lferr_CH_V1, whole genome shotgun sequence genome encodes these proteins:
- the LOC132066681 gene encoding LRR receptor-like serine/threonine-protein kinase FLS2, whose protein sequence is MGSQVLWFLLLLTLTTFCKSKSCHPNDLKGLQDFKAGIHSDTSGRLGKWKNQDCCKWEGILCSNETGRVVQINLPGLYTSGDAPVQSSMVGELSPSITLLNFLEVIDMGELVGLTGEIAPSIGLRLPNLRKLNFLGNKFTGALPESICKLSKLEELYLQENGFSGFLPSCIGGLKNLKRLNINSNKLSGAIPESITSLTNLENLSLQDNILTGYIPANIGNLQGLRELDLSNNSLTGIIPHSISNLYSISSLYLNANQLEGEIPLPSKPGQLSSLRFLRLQDNHLSGTIPQTIGYLTSLQRLSLANNQLKGPIPSSIGNLKSLTELYLSYNQLLGQLPRSIGRISQLLLLSISHNMIEGPLPQEISSLSNLQSLDISFNYLNMSTIPKWLMQLPSLSRIYLAGCGIRGEIQDDLQVLTKSLLEIDLSANNLSGRIPAWIGSLSWLYSLNLSKNKFVSEIPSTVTNLENLGVLDLHSNKLEGSVNAVFQMKSRFQGGSLTYLDLSDNSFTSVIDQIGMGGQENIRYLNLSQNFLRGRLPTSIGTIKSLQTLDLSYNGLGSNLPTSLANVSTLERLMLQKNHFTGRIPEEYSKLKKLKELNLSDNLLEGKIPYGKPFLEFPQSSFSGNRGLCGIPLPPCKA, encoded by the coding sequence atggggTCTCAAGTTCTTTGGTTTCTACTATTGCTAACACTCACAACCTTTTGCAAAAGTAAGTCATGTCATCCAAATGATTTAAAGGGTCTCCAAGATTTCAAGGCTGGAATTCATTCAGATACTTCTGGCAGATTAGGTAAATGGAAAAACCAAGATTGTTGCAAATGGGAAGGTATTTTATGCAGCAATGAAACTGGAAGAGTTGTACAGATTAATCTACCAGGTTTATATACTTCAGGTGATGCACCAGTTCAATCTTCTATGGTAGGGGAATTATCTCCTTCAATTACACTTCTCAACTTTCTTGAAGTTATCGATATGGGTGAACTTGTTGGGCTAACGGGGGAAATTGCTCCTTCGATTGGTTTACGTCTTCCAAATCTCAGAAAACTCAACTTTCTTGGCAACAAGTTTACTGGTGCATTGCCAGAAAGCATATGTAAGTTGTCTAAACTTGAAGAACTGTATCTACAAGAAAATGGTTTTTCTGGATTTCTTCCCTCATGCATTGGAGGTCTCAAGAATCTTAAAAGATTGAATATAAATTCCAATAAACTTTCTGGTGCAATTCCTGAGTCTATAACAAGCTTGACAAATTTAGAGAATTTGTCTCTTCAAGATAATATTTTGACTGGGTATATACCAGCAAACATTGGCAATCTGCAAGGATTGAGAGAGCTCGATTTGTCTAATAACTCATTAACCGGGATAATCCCTCATTCCATTTCTAACTTATATTCCATTTCAAGTCTTTACCTGAATGCCAACCAGCTCGAGGGAGAGATACCGCTGCCCTCAAAACCTGGCCAATTGTCTTCTCTGAGATTTCTAAGACTGCAAGACAATCACCTCAGTGGAACGATACCTCAAACTATTGGGTACTTGACTTCCCTTCAGAGACTTTCACTTGCAAACAATCAACTTAAGGGCCCTATTCCTTCTAGTATAGGTAATCTAAAGTCACTAACAGAGTTATATCTCAGTTACAACCAGTTATTAGGTCAGTTGCCAAGATCAATAGGTAGGATTTCCCAGCTTCTCCTGTTGAGTATATCTCATAACATGATCGAAGGACCATTGCCTCAAGAAATTTCTTCcctttcaaatcttcaatcacTGGATATATCATTCAACTATCTGAACATGTCAACCATTCCCAAGTGGCTCATGCAGTTGCCATCACTGTCGCGAATCTACTTGGCTGGATGTGGAATTCGCGGTGAAATACAAGATGATTTACAAGTACTTACCAAGTCATTGTTGGAAATAGACTTGTCAGCTAACAATCTTTCAGGAAGGATTCCAGCTTGGATTGGCAGCTTATCTTGGCTCTATTCTTTAAACCTTTCTAAGAACAAGTTTGTGTCTGAGATTCCCTCAACTGTTACAAATCTTGAGAATCTGGGAGTTCTGGATCTTCACTCGAATAAGCTAGAAGGCAGTGTGAATGCAGTTTTCCAGATGAAGAGCAGGTTTCAAGGAGGATCATTAACATATCTTGACCTTTCTGATAACAGTTTCACAAGTGTCATTGACCAGATTGGCATGGGAGGACAAGAAAATATCCGATACTTAAACTTATCGCAGAATTTTCTCAGAGGTAGATtaccaacttccataggaacaatTAAATCACTACAGACTTTGGATCTCAGTTACAATGGATTAGGCTCTAACCTACCAACATCGCTGGCGAACGTGAGCACTCTGGAGAGACTGATGCTGCAGAAAAATCACTTCACAGGCAGAATCCCTGAGGAGTATTCGAAGCTGAAAAAACTGAAAGAATTGAACCTTTCAGACAATCTTCTTGAAGGAAAAATACCTTATGGGAAGccatttcttgaatttcctcaGAGCTCATTCTCTGGAAATAGAGGTTTATGTGGGATACCTCTTCCTCCCTGTAAAGCTTGA